The Acropora palmata chromosome 3, jaAcrPala1.3, whole genome shotgun sequence nucleotide sequence TTGATATTGCAAGctgtaaacaaacaacaataacaacaacaacgctCTTCGAGAACTAAGATCGGTCCTCTGTCAGTATTACCGTTTCTTCGCTGTCAATGTGCAAATCCGCTCCTGGGATGTGGGGAATCGACGGAGGTGGGGGGAGGGTCACATCGCGCTTAACTGGGGACTGccaattttgtttctaaaaGAATCGATATACGCACACCTGATATTTTGATGCTAAGTCTGCAACATCAAGGTTCTCCTGGATTCTGGGCTTCGGTCGCGGTTTCTTCTTACTTGGTTCCCCATGAAGTAAATCAGTTTCCTAAAAACAACAGATTTTGGAAATTGTGAGTGTGAGCCGGGGATCGAGTCGGACTCGAAGATGTACATGGCTGAGTTTGTTGGAGGTCCTTCTCTGGGTAAACCGCTTTGCCACTCTCACCATAACGTAATATTTCAAATGATTAGCCACTCGGACAGATAAGCCTGCAATGAATTTGTAGTCATAAGGAGAAAAAGGAGTCGTGATCTGGTCGATTCTGCCCTATAACCTACTTATCAGGCCAAAACAATTAGTTCTTTTTAGACCGTAATCAATTTCATAACTTCGCCGGTAATCTTCGAGGGGGAGAACAACGACCCTTCGAGTGGCGAGTGACAGTTTAAAGAAACTCCCCACCAAAACTCCTAACCCCTCAAACCGTATAATAACTGCCCGAAGTAAAATAGACTCGAGATTACCTAATGACTATTTAGAATTAATATAGATTGAAAGGAATAGTACCTGTCTCTTTTTTGACGCTAAAGCACTTGCTTGAGTCTGTTTGGTAAACTGTTCTGTCCGTGGCTCTTCTTTAGATGTACTTAGCATTCCAAGATTACGCTCTGAAATCTCAGCTAGACCGAGTGTATTTCCATACAAATTGAATTGGTGGTTTCCCTGTCTCGGGGGTAGTATTTCAGCGTTTTTTCTGTTATCTTGAGTTGCTTGACACGAGAAAGATTCGACTTCATTGGAAGGTCTAGCTCTTTTCATCATAATGAGTCCTGGCCTACTCTCGGGTAAACGCTTTGTAACCGGAGTTGACGAAATACAATTCAGCATCGGAGGAGCGCTTCTTAGAATTGAGAAAGTGTCATTCTCAACAGTTCCCTGTGAGCTCGGGTTTGATGAAACAATTTCACTATAGCAATTAGGACCTGTCTCACTGATATCTTGTCTCATCATCATTACATCGTacttgttgtttgttttttcctcgAACTGAGTTTGACTCTGATTTGCTCCTGCTAGCCAACGTTGTGTCTTCGATGAGTTTCCAACAATACCGACCTGCGATAGAGCAGTGACTTTGGGTTCTTGGGTATGAACAGTTTCGTTTCTTTGTATACTATCAATAACTTGATTATCTGGTGGTTGAGCGTTTTTCTTAGAGAACACAGGAATGATTCGTGCACCTGTAGTGGAAGAAgttgatgaaagtgaagagtgatcatcgcagtaaactTTTCCAATTAAAGCAACTTGAAGAAAGacgcctgaaaaatatcagggcttcaacgggattcgaacccgtgacctccgcgatgccggtgcgatgctcgaccatctgagctgtgaagccacacattgggagagaggtcaatttgttgagttcatatcctcccgtgcagtgaaatgatgtgaaataatgtgaaatatatatgaaatgaatttgATTTAAGAAGTTGAGTCACAAGAAGCTCTACTCTGATGGGATTGAAATGAACAGGAGGAAGCGCGTGGCTGCTTGAGAAACAAGGGACGCAAGGAGTTTTCGAGGATAGGGAATAAAACGATGTATTAAAGGGCGTGGTAAGGAGCATATGAGTAGGAGTATGCAATTCCACTGACTGTGCTTTCATAGCCCGatttattagggagcttacgcaacaggacggctggaacactcaggacggcagaaggACGAAAAGATGTCACGTAagattgggaatgcacagtctcgcgcagcatttttcgtcattctgccctcttgagtcttccagccgtcctgttgcccAAGCTCCCTAATAGCTGTCATGATCCTGCCATACCCACTGAGAGAATATCAAAGTATGCAGAAGCTTTTATCTGTAAATTCATTGACGGATGTAGCTAAGAATCATTATCAATATAGCAAAATAGTTAGCAGGTGCAGAGCACCACTTTAGAGAACTTTCCGAATAATGGAACAATAATTTGTGATGGTGGACTTTAAAAGAGGAAtaacaaaggaaatgaaacttGGGTAAGCTCTGAAGTGTTTTATGGGATGAcattgaaaagacaaaaaaacaaagtaactCCGAGCCCTGATTTGTAATAATCGACGCTACAAATATTTTACATTGTGTCTACACTcaaaacagcttaaaaacaaaacaaaacaaaacaaagtgaTTACACTATTATAAGAATGACACACAATGTCACACTCCAGTATCGTTACAAGTTGTTTGCTCACAAGTTGGCACGAGTAGGTCACCTTGGAAGTGGCAGTTGTCAAATGTCATAGCAACAGCAAAAGGCACGGGTTGAGACCGCTATtgattggactggaactatgACGAAACTGTTAGTGTCTTGTGCTATATCGCGCCTTTATATGAGAATGTTGAGCGTAGATctcatgaaaaataatatttctctTATGTCTCTTCTTGGAGCCAGGCATATCAACATTTGCAAAAACGTGGTTTCTataatacaacaaaaatatttatagtCCATCTGCCCacataaggtgaaaaaaaaacttttgcagAAAACGTTTAATAAACTCAGAATATGCTGCCACAAAATTCGGGTAAAGAGAGAACATGCACTCTCTGtgatagaaacaaaattgaaagccTTCTCTTGCTAGATAGACTGAACGAGCCATCCAGCAACCAGAGGtgtgttcttttctaaaatagaatCCAAAATATCAGCTACCCATAAAACATGGAATTTTAGTATCAGAAGTTATGCTCATGTACAATTCTATAGACGATACTTAGACTTCAGTGCCAAAACGTCCAACCTTCGGGTCAATCACTTACTTACGATGGTAACTTTTAGTTAGGGTTtggggaattttttttattagcaaTCAGTAATGatcttaaagtgcatatgacacgaaattttttattagcttattcgaaagagctttcaaaatgatgaagaatggcgtttattttattgtgatagcacttttggttgcagagttattcaagattttggtttatgcaaattagatgacttgtgacgtcacattgtggacacaaaatgttgtaaaataacaaaatatggaatatctgtgcaaatactaagtctacagggttgaaatttttcagggttgatgtgctgcaagaactacatattttgataatagttatgatgtcaccatagcaacatacgcgttaccagacctctaccttcgtaaaatgaaaaatgccttatttgttgctccagagtctaacggaatttcttgtgcttgtgctgtgtaatgtccgtattagctcacacccactgaataaacaacaagagcaaataactcTTCCTGAAGGacgaaaactctgattttatcttttaaatggAGAGGGCTTGGAGCCCactgtgttgccatggaaatgtcacagtggaaatatcatgaaactttgtggtgattgcaacaactgtacaaagtttcagttctatacagaaaaaatcTTCGGAGATACTCcatcttttgtgatgttacataattttgtgtccacaatgtgacgtcactagtcatctaatttgcataaaccaaaatcttgaataactcggcaaccaaaagtgctatcacaataaaataaacgccattcttcatcattttgaaagctctttcgaataagctaataaaaaatttcgtgtcatatgcactttaataagaaaaacagGGTGTTTGGTAACATTTGCTTGAGTAGTAAAGTGGAGATGTTCATTGTTTTATCCTAACACCAAGGTTCTGTTAATTAaggcttcttttttgttttcttttaaacccTTTCTGTAAAACTTAGTACAAACAATGATTCCGCAAGAAGGATGTTTCAATGCATACCAGCATGTACCTTAGGGGGAAAAATGACTCGGAATCATAATTTGAGTTTTCCGTGagagcacatgcgcaattgatgatatacaaacatttgtaagtaccacatggaagaaataactgggaCACTAtggtatatatatagaaattgttcCATGTTAGATATCgatccgagtggatgaaagggatctgtcacatatggtctaggggccgacatttctctccctccctgcctggcgacaggtatctgaaacttggttccaaaagcgacctccgggccgaaatctcggggagcatcgttggGTACGAAGctttggcgccacgtccagaggtactgcgctcgATTTCTTAcatttatggtaatttatggtaattcaGTGCAATGGGTACTTTGTTTACGCAACCGGAAGTATCGAAgaattagtaatggtaataggagtAATCAAGCGAGTGATTTCTCATTTGAAAATTAGTACGAGCACGATAACCCCCGAATTACAACCAGAAGACGTCCTTTTTtcaattgtgtcaataacaaaatgggAGAAACTCTGGAATTAAAGGGTTAATATAAGGGCACATATGCTCCTTATCAATTCATAATCACCTAAAGGTCAGCTTGTGTtttgtgaaaataataaacaaaattgtaCGAAACATATCAAATAAAAGTAGCAGTGAATTTggtccatgtttgtttgcaatctgcacctgtcaacctacttttccttgatttttatCGGCTAGGGTTGGCTAGATAATTAAAGTTTATAggctagtggcatgaagtgcttaatttttatttgctgctTAACTGTCCGATTCGGCCTGTCCGATTACGacatttgtaatcggacaggtcaaatcggacagtttggacctgaatCAGCCAATTGTgccataaataagggctgCTCACCACCAATCACAATTAAAGGTCTTATCACACTCGTTGAAAAAATATCAGAGTGCACGAAACCTTTTAGCTATTAATTGTATTGGCCGGTGTAGCTGTTTGCCTTTCTCGCGTTGCAGTAATAGcgagcttacgcaacaggacagctggaagactcaggacggcagaatgacgaaaagaTGTCGCGTAAGATTGGGAACGCTCAGTCTCGCGCCacattttttcctcattctgCCGTTCTGAGTCTTCCAGGcctcctgttgcgtaagctccctattattagatcgaatttccctggaatgagactcccgtgggagtacCATGGCcgatcacaagaaactaattgacgtcactgcgtcactagaccggaactgcctttattttaTGAAGGAAAAGgtttactaaaaatagatcagtccgTAAAAATGCCAAGACATGTATGGGCATGCTCCTACTGATCGTCTCCTGGCGTGGTTAGTTTTGATTTATGATGACAGTTGTGACCAAGTAGGtattttcatgttgtttagTTGAGTGACAAGTTCTCTGACGAATTCATCACTTCCCTTACGGGATTGGAACCGGAAAGACTTACTTTGAGATGACACGGGAGTAGCTGGTTCAATGCTTAAAGGAGAATTAGCATGCATCACTTTCTCTTGCCCATGCTGCACAGTAAATGGTATGCAGTGCTTCATGCTGGGAGCCGTTCTGGTAAGGTTATTGTGTTTTGTAAGCGAAGCATGTTGAAGTCTATTTGTTGGATACACTGGAGATGACGTCAATGATAGAGGTTTCCCACAAACTGCAGGCATCCGACTTAACAAATCTCTAAGAAAAGAGCTAAAAATCAGTTGATAATCGCAGCGAGCTGATATCATCCCTTGACTGCTGCGTATGCAGCTGGCAGGATATCTGTTTTTTTAGCTATGTAAGGAAATTTCTGATCACTGTGCAACATCTGAGAAGCCGATAGGCTCTTGAAATAACTCAATTTGTTCTAGAGagggaaaattgaaattgaaaattgagtAATTTGCGGGTCGTGGGAACTTCTGAgctcttgtttgtttgttgataAAGGATACGTAAATGTTTTGCCTTGAATGTAATAGAAATGCACATTGTAGAAGACATTTTCCTCTTGTGGCAGTCTATATCCGTActgtaacaaaaacaaaagtacacTGATCGTTTTGGGACGTTTATCACAGTGTCAATCAGCATCATTTTTGTGGTTCATTAAATAGAAGTGGTGCACCTTATTGCCAATAAGATAAAAGAGGCATGAACTCTGTCCCCTGATCGAAGTCTCGTCATTTTGTTAATGACTTAATAGGAATAAAATTCCCCGACCGTTAGTGCAAGTATTGCAGGTAAAATCCGATGTCAATTTAAACCCGGTTTTACGTCGGTATTATGTGTGATCCACATTTTACTTAGGTCGTTTTCAAGGCCTTTAACATCAAGTGGAGGTGATGGAAGACTACGCCGGAATCCAGAGGTTGAGAGTTTAACCCTTGCCGGACTAAATGAAACTCTACATAACAAAAATTGGTAGGACAAATTTCATGAAGTACAAGGGGGCTCCTGTGCTGCATTTTCAGATAGCGAAAGAGttcaatgagaaaaagaaagtcacGGTACCCGCCCTAAGCCAACATGGATGACATATCTCTTCCTTATCGGAAGATGTACATACCATAAGTTTCCAATGTTTTCTCAAGTCTTCGTAGCATTTGAACGGACTGTCCTCTGGCAGTTCATGGGTTATGTTCAAAATTCTCCCTCTTTTCAAACTAAGAAGTTAAAATCAACGTCAGTGCTGTGGGAGTAATTTTATTCATACGAGAAAGGATGCATTtcatattcttttgtcttttttatgATGGCACTGACGCCTATAGCATGCAAGAGGCAGATTCTTTCATGGTACCTTTGGTTGGCTTTATACAAATTTTTGCTACCATATTTCATATTTCTTGTGCCATAGTCGTTCACCTTCAGCCATGCTCCATTTCTGAATCAGTGCCCCGACAAAAACGCATCTCTTGCGCATGAGTGAGTTAAGATGATGGAAAGAGAACAATCGAAATTGATGgccaatagctgttattacagttgagcctgcagacaaaattttttttgtttacaactgcatgcaaacgaggctaaggggtcaatacaatgggaaatgatCCATTAGCCTTgtttgtgtgtcaagaccgctggtaactgtaataacagctattgtaTTTCCTGGGATCCAGGAGTGGAGTGATTAGAGTCTACTGTTCTCGCTATTGCCATAAGTATACTTATTCAAAAAGGGTCCTACATCGTCCTAGCTTGGAACCCTAAGTAACAGCTCAACGTTATTTGTATTGATTACCCGTTTTTTATTGCAGACACATTACCTTGGCAACACAAAACATAAATCGTCTGAAATAGCTGCGTAACATATCACAGCTTCTTTGCTTGCATGAAATCTCTGCAGTGCTACTGTTGAAGCAGTGAAATGTTCTGGCTGAAAAAGAGTACACTGaaaagtgacatttttgaGCAATAGCTTAATCGTAACAGGAGACGAATAGATAAATTATTCACCTGACAAGGTtgcaatttcaaagaataagCTTGTAGTCCAAGACAGACTTTGTCGCTTATGTTTAACTCCAAAGCTATGCAAACAGAAGATAcgaaaaacaatgacaaataaTTCATTTCCTACTATTAAAAGGAAAGCTAATTGGTAAAAGCTCAAATTACATTCAAAACAACATAATTTCAAAACATACAGGGATCGTGTTTTTCTCGTGTTTTTCTCGTGACACTCTTTTGGCTTTCTTATATTTAGGATGTATGATCACTTACCGATTGCATTTAACTTGGAAGATTGCAGCATGAAGTCACGACCTAAAATCAACAGTCATATTTCACGGTTAGTCCATCATGAAGAGTCAATCAGGATTTCCTCCCGGATAAATATATGATAAATTTATCAGGAAAACATGGGGTGCAGAGGAAAAGTGAACTCATAGCCGCATTTTCGCGTATTTGGTGAACCAGCCCAAGAAAAAAGACAGGAACTGTTAAAAGATTATCCATAAAGTGCTCTTGACCGGTGGTTTTCCTTTTGAGCATGAAGATGGCATTAAAATGCATAGCCATCAACATCTGATTGCTCATTTTGCCTATTGTTTGCTTTAATCATTCATTAGGATTATTATTGTGCATATCCCGTATAGTACATGAGGGTCGTTGCCTAAAATGATCAAAATTACTGAAGCAGGGATTGTTCATACCTTGTACAAGAAACTGCCCTGCCTTATTCCAAAGTGGGGCAAGTTTCTGTTTCAATGTAAAGGACATACAAAACTGGAAAAGGCTCTTTGTCAAATCCACTTGCTCTGTGGTctaattaaatgaaaagagAAGTAAACATTGTGGATCCCCTCAGTAAACGCTGGTGACTAGTGCTGTCCTTAAGTTTTCTTTAAATGTGAACTGAGGTTTTTTTGTTCTGGCCAGGGTAAAATTATGTAAACTATAATGAACCATTTCAACACTGTGGCACTCTAAATAGTAAATGCAAATGTAgagatttatttttcaaaggtaacactggttagggttagggttgagGTTGGCGAAAAAAAGCCCAAGTTCTTTGAATTAAGACACCTGATCTTTCGATTGCTATTTCAAATCATAAGATAAGAGCCTAACATGCATGATATCGTTTTTTATCACAATAGATCATGACCCTCCCTATTATGCCACTCCACCAACAATAGTTTGGTAACATTTTATTACAGAAACGAATAAAATTTTTTAGTTCCCCCAAAAAGCAATCTACACTAGCTTACCAGTATGTTAAGTTTTTGTAACAGTTCTTTAAATGCACAGGATTGAAACACTGACTCCTGGAATGTTTAATATATAACAGAGGTTAGATTTTAAAGCAAGCGTACTAATTAGCCAGTAAAAGAACAACGGAAAACACATCTCGTTTAACTTTCTTCAATAAGGTTTCTCTATCTTACCTGTGCTACAATAAATAATTGATTCCTCTCTTCCTGTGAAGGTGACACAAGAATGTTTGGTTCCGTAAATATGAGTTCTCTACAAGacaaataaaaggaaaatgtaGACCCTCAATCTCTTAAATCACTTTTATATTCAAATTTGTGGGGATTGCCTTAGTTTGCTATAAATTATCCCTGAATTGATTGTAGCAAGCCGAGTTTCCACATTTCCATTCACACAATTCATTATTACGAGtatggaaattaaaacaaacctGGGAAATATTTTTGCATGTGCATTTGAAATGCATCTTTCCAGTAATATAACTTTATGCATTATTTCGCTTTTGTCTACCTGTCAAGATTTgattcaataaaaataaaaataaggagCCTTTTAAACATATTTACCTGCTGCAGAGTGGCTGTATCGCGTTTATCTTATCATGGTTCTGCGTTTGTATGGTAGCCTTCACCGCTGTCAGACCTTCTAAATTTGGCAACGGAGCGAAATACAATCCAAAGAAGCCTTCTTGGTTGCCTTTACTActcattttgttttatgcGACAAAAAAATTCGGAAGCacttattgttaattttccttgatCTTCTTCTCCAGCAGATTTGAATTCTGCGAAGAAACGCAACGAACACAGCCGACGTCCGGCGGGAAACTTTTCCCGCTCTTTTTAATAAGGAAACGTGACGCCTGTCACACAACCGAACATGACAAATTGTGTGACGATTTGTCCTGAACCTTTCGCGCAATTTTTCCCAGGAGGTCGACATAACGAaggttagttatatatatgaTATCTATACATATTCTTTTCAAACACTACGCGAAAAACTTACTTTACTTCAATTGTAAGCACGCTTTCTAAAGCTCAACAATTTCGCCTTGTAGtttagccattttttttcaactgagttcgctttcaaaattggtcattttttaatcatttcgCCGTTTCATAGCCTGTTGGCCAATTTCCAAgtttttttgaagtcattgttttggatgaaacagatcaaaCGTAGTGTTActgtaagggtcaaaattaaggaatacgttcatgcatggtccgagtttctttttgttccacttctcattttcaatttctttcctcaaattaaccatttttactattttacgtctctacatggtttgcaagaaaaaaggacacaaaaacaagcacaaagacataaatgaaaattaatggaatgacacaaaatggactatttgatattttcagcaatgtgCATGCGTAAAcgcatctattttgcaccagtagtcaccacaacgtaccgtatgaacaacaagagctcaacaaggggtctgagccttgaaatgagtgtccttgctagagcgcgtgcgcaattgttaaatatgctctacattagttcacacctgagcgtaccacatgaagaaaatatctagaagaatgttctatatatatagaaagtGGCTCTatctatgagtcgagctgagtggatgaatcgtctcatatggtctagggacAGAcgtatctctccctccctgtctgtcggtgacgataggtatctgaaccttagctcactgAAGCGACCCACGGCCGAAATcccgggggaaatcgtttggtacgacgctctggccaccgtccagaggtactgttgtcttggtgttttttttgcgcatgcgcagggtccctctaactctagttcttaccatattcgtgggaatgaaataaACTGCATAGGATCAAGTGAATAAAGGACAGTGTTTACGTcatgccagtttccttaacatgcagGTGGATCAGTCATATAGtttcgttcccaaaatcgaccattttttgtaacattttgccttactatagcctttgcaaaatgtccaaaaatggcaatacttcgcctgcgagaaaagactttttaccaccctttgttgcattttatcgttgattttgcgcgtgcggtgtgactgtgggagcaaatctttgacttcattttcttgttttcgatagacttcgcacgccagtgactgtggaggcagatattttaagttctttaattgtattttataatcgattttgcaagagagcaactgccgaagcaaatttcttaggttcttgtaggaagtatattttatcatcGATTTCGTACGAAAGTTGCTGGAGAAGCACTgagattttttaaaatttttcttgaagtatttcaacattgattttatgagcaattgactgctggagcagatgttttaggttagtgtagtgtttttgtcattgattttgtgcgcaggtGACTGCGCGGGCAGATAGgttgcgttctttctttgaatgtcatcattgattatgtgcacaagcgactgcggtagcggatgttttaaagtcttgtggttcattttatcgctgattttaggcgcaagtgactaaaAACATGTatgtaattaacaataaaagcaatggcgtaGTGCGTATGTATGTAACGACCTCCCTTACCCATAAACCGGAAGTGCGTATTGATCAGTTGACTTTCACGcaaattgtgaataattttgcgCGGTTGAAGGGCACTCCCaaccgcacgaactgcaaaacattttaggaaatttgtccgaactagtcacacaggccaagaaaaacaatataacagcttcccggtcaaaaatataaaaatcctaatacccactcctccttacTTCAGTGCGCGCGTATACTttagatgttttaatttgcagcaactcgttttgaaaatttgcagcaactatttcaaatttgcagctactttattttatttgcagcaaccttTTTTAGTatgcagcaactattttatttgcagcaactttttaatttgcagcatgtcccttgtgggccaccgtagaaATGAGCGTACTGGACGATAGATGAATACGACGAAACTACAGCTCAGACTGGCGCTGCCTACGCCCAGGCAcgagaaattattttatttgccacaTTTGAGCAAATACTGCAgaggaaaaacagaaaaagaaaagaaaacaatcataACTACATACATGTTCAAATCAGCTTTACTACGGCAACAGAAAAAGTTCCatagaaat carries:
- the LOC141877860 gene encoding uncharacterized protein LOC141877860, which encodes MSSKGNQEGFFGLYFAPLPNLEGLTAVKATIQTQNHDKINAIQPLCSRELIFTEPNILVSPSQEERNQLFIVAQESVFQSCAFKELLQKLNILTTEQVDLTKSLFQFCMSFTLKQKLAPLWNKAGQFLVQGRDFMLQSSKLNAIALELNISDKVCLGLQAYSLKLQPCQPEHFTASTVALQRFHASKEAVICYAAISDDLCFVLPSLKRGRILNITHELPEDSPFKCYEDLRKHWKLMYGYRLPQEENVFYNVHFYYIQGKTFTYPASCIRSSQGMISARCDYQLIFSSFLRDLLSRMPAVCGKPLSLTSSPVYPTNRLQHASLTKHNNLTRTAPSMKHCIPFTVQHGQEKVMHANSPLSIEPATPVSSQSVFLQVALIGKVYCDDHSSLSSTSSTTGARIIPVFSKKNAQPPDNQVIDSIQRNETVHTQEPKVTALSQVGIVGNSSKTQRWLAGANQSQTQFEEKTNNKYDVMMMRQDISETGPNCYSEIVSSNPSSQGTVENDTFSILRSAPPMLNCISSTPVTKRLPESRPGLIMMKRARPSNEVESFSCQATQDNRKNAEILPPRQGNHQFNLYGNTLGLAEISERNLGMLSTSKEEPRTEQFTKQTQASALASKKRQETDLLHGEPSKKKPRPKPRIQENLDVADLASKYQLRKVNLFTLAEWLKKRGVTVKSKEKKADLQSKVMQLLKQVPVHEQ